The Streptomyces cyanogenus DNA segment TCCAGCGTGACCCCGATGAAGCCGATCCTGACGTCCTTCTTCTTCCAGACCCAGTACGGCTTCAGGATCGGCTTGCCGGTCTTGTCGTCCTGGACGTTCGCGGCCAGGTACGGGAAGTCGGCGCCCTCGAACTCCTGGTCCGTGTAGCAGCCGTCCTTCGGGTGGCAGCCGCCGTTCTGCAGGCGGGCCAGCTCCTTCGCGCCCTCGTCGAACTCGTGGTTGCCGACCGAGGTGACGTCCAGGTCCAGCTTGTTCAGCGCCTCGACGGTGGGCTCGTCGTGGAAGAGGCCCGACAGCAGCGGAGAGGCGCCGACCAGGTCGCCGCCCGCCGCGGTGATCGAGTACGGGTGGCCCTGGCGGGCCTGGCGGAGGTGGGTCGCGAGGTACTCGACGCCGCCCGCGTCGATCGTCTTCGTCGTGCCGTCCGGCTGGAGTTCGGTGACCCGGCCGGAGGACCCCGACGGGGGCTCCAGGTTGCCGTGCAGGTCGTTGAAGGAGAGCAGCTGGACGTCCTGGTAGCGGCCCGGCCGGTGGTGGCTCTCGTGCGCGTCCGCCGGGAGGGCGGCGGTCAGGGCGCCCGCCGTGGCGAGGACGGCTGCGCTCGCGAGGAGGGCGTGGGTACGACGTCTGGTGCGCCGGGGCGCGGCTGGCATGGGACCCCCCTGTGGGTCGGCTGTGGTGGCTCGGCGCAGCCTAAGGTCAACGCGCGTAGCACGACAGGGGGTTCGTGGTTACATCCTGGTTTCCCTTTGCCGGCGGCCCGGGTGTTCCGTCACCGGCTGCCCGGGTTTCCTTGCCCGTTCCGTGCGGCCGGTGCGCCGGGACTTCGCCCCGGCCGCCCCGTACTCTCGTACGCATGAGCAGCGACGACTCCGTACGGGGCTTTCCCGCCCGCTCCATCGAGACCACTGCGGCGCTCACCCCGGACCGGGCCGAGGCCGTCCTGAGCCTGATCGGCGAGGCCGCCCGGGTGGACGGGCAGCAGCCGGTGTCCGAGCAGGGCCGGCTGCAGCTGCGCGGCGGGGCCCGGGAGGGCGTCTCGCATCTGCTGCTGGCCGTCGACGGCGAACTCGTCGGCTACGCCCAGTTGGAGGACACCGACCCGGTGGAGGCGCCGGCCGCCGAACTGGTCGTGCACCCCGGGCACCGCGGGCACGGGCACGGGCGGGCGCTGGGCGCGGCCCTGCTCGCCGCCTCCGGCAAGCGGCTGCGGGTGTGGGCGCACGGCGGCCACCCGGCCGCCCGGCATCTCGCCCAGGTGCTCGGTCTGACCCTGTTCCGTGAACTGCGCCAGATGCGGCTGCCGTTGGCCGGTCTGGAGCTGCCCGAGCCGACGCTGCCGGAGGGCGTGACGGTCCGCACCTTCGTGCCCGGCAAGGACGACGCGGCCTGGCTCGAGGTGAACGCCGCCGCCTTCGCCCACCACCCCGAACAGGGCTCGCTGACCCGGCGCGACCTGGACGACCGCAAGGCCCAGCCGTGGTTCGACCCGGCCGGGTTCTTCCTCGCCGAGCGGCGCGGCGAGCTGATCGGCTTCCACTGGACCAAGGTGCACGCGGAGGAGGGACTCGGCGAGGTGTACGTCCTCGGGGTGCGGCCCGGCGAGCAGGGCGGCGGTCTCGGCAAGGCCCTCACCGCCGTCGGCCTGCGCCACCTGGCCGCCCAGCAGGTGCCGACCGCCATGCTCTACGTCGACGCCGACAACAAGGCGGCGGTGTCGGTCTACGAGCGTCTGGGCTTCACGGTCCACGAGACGGACCTGATGTACCGCACCGAAACCTGACATCTCCCCCACTCGCGGGAGCACGAGGGGCGGTCGCCTTGACGGCCGCCCCTCTTTTGCACCACCCTTTCACTACTCAATTAGTGAAAGGGTGGACCCGATGGTCGAGTACCGCATCGACCGGCACAGCGGCGTGGCCACCTATGTGCAGATCGTCCAGCAGACGAAGCAGGCCCTGCGCATGGGCCTGCTGCGGCCGGGCGACCGGCTGCCCACCGCGCGCGAGGTCGTGGAGGCCACCGCCATCAACCCCAACACCGTCCTGAAGGCCTACCGCGAGCTGGAACGCGAGGGCCTGGTGGAGGCCCGCCGCGGCCTCGGCACCTTCGTCCGGCGGTCCCTCGGCACCGCCCCCGCGGACTCCCCGCTGCGCACGGAACTGGAGGCCTGGGCGGACCGCGCCCGCGCCGCCGGGCTGGAGCGCGAGGACGTGGCCGCACTCTTCACTGCCGTACTCGACAAGCACTTCCAGGGAGACCCGACATGAGCAGTGACACGGCGTTGAGGGCCGACGCTCTGGGGAAACGGTTCGGCCTCCGGGGCGGCTGGGCCCTGCGGGACTGCTCGTTCCGGCTGCCCGCCGGGCGCGTGTGCGCGGTCGTCGGCCCCAACGGCGCCGGCAAGTCCACCCTGCTTGCCCTGGCCGCCGGGCTCACCGCCCCCACCGAGGGCAGCGTGACCGTCCTCGGCACCACCCCGGGCGCCGCCCGCCCCCGGGTCGGCTACACAGCCCAGGACAAGCCGCTGTACCCGCAGCTCACCATCGCCGAGACCCTGCGCATGGGCGCCGACCTCAACCCCGGGCGCTGGGACGCCGCCGGCGCCGAGCAGGTCGTCGCGGGCGGCGACCTCGACCCCCGGGCCCGCGTCCGCTCCCTCTCCGGCGGGCAGCGCACCCGGGTCGCGCTCGCCCTCGCCCTCGGCAAGCGGCCCGATCTGCTGCTCCTGGACGAGCCGATGGCCGACCTCGACCCGCTGGCGCGGCACGAGCTGATGGGCACGCTGATGGGGCAGGCCGCCCGGTACGGCACCACCATCGTGATGTCCTCGCACGTCGTCGCCGAGCTGGAGGACTCCTGCGACCACCTGCTGCTCGTCGGCGGCGGCCGGATCCGGCTGGCCGGGGAGATCGACGACCTGCTCGCCGCCCACCTGCGGGTGACCGGCGCAGGCGAACCGGCCCGGCTGGAGGCGCACACCGTGATCGAGTCCCGGGTCACCGGCCGTCAGCTCACCGCGCTGATCCGCCCGGCCGGACCGCTCACCGGCGACTGGCGCACCGCCACGCCCTCCCTGGAGGAACTGGTCCTCGCCCACCTGCGCAACCCCGGCGCCCCCGCACCGACCCCGGACCAGAACGCCGAGACCGCCCGGAACGCCGAGAACGAGGAGCACGTCGCGTGACCGCCGCCCTGGGCGTCACCGCCCCGGCCACCCCCGCCCCGCGCCAGATCCGCTGGCTGCTGCGCCTGCACCGCCCCGCCCTGTGCGCCTGGGCCGTCCTCGTCGCCGGCCTGGCCGGCGCGCTGCTGTGGCTGTGGGGCCCGCTCACCGAGGCCGCCGCGGCGGCCTGGCACGACTACGACACCACCTGCGCGCGCGGCGGCCCGTGCCGGTACGACCAGGACGCCATCCTGCGCTACAAGGACGTGTACCAGTACACGACCACCGCCCTCCTCCTGATCCCGTTCCTGACAGCCGCCTGGGCGGGCGCCTCCCTGACCGGCCGCGAGGTGGAGACGGGCACGGCACGCCTCGCCTGGACCCAGGGCGTCACCCCGCTCCGCTGGCTCGCCGCCCGGCTCGCGGTCCCGGCCGTCCTGGTCACCGCCGGCACCGGTCTCCTGGGGATGCTGCACCATGTGGCCTGGTCGGCGGGGCACGGCCGGATCGACACCGCCAAGCCCTGGGAGGACGTGCCCACCTTCTACTCGGGCGGCCCGCTGATCGCCGGTCTCGCGCTGGCCGGCCTGCTCCTCGGCGCCCTAGTCGGGCTTCTCGTGGGCCGCTCGCTGGTCGCGCTGTGCGTCTCCGCGCTCTCCGTGGCGGCGCTGTGGATCGCCGTCCACATCAGCCTGCCCCACCTGTGGCCGGTCTCCACCAGCGTCAGCGGGCGCCGGGGCTTCCCGTCGTACTCGGGCATCAAGGTCGAGGAGGGCATCGTCACCTCGACCGGCGCCCACCAGCCCGTCTCCTCCTGCACCGTCGACCTCAGTCCGGCCTGCCGCGCCCTCAACGACCACCGCGGCACCGCCGGCTTCTACATCGACTACCACCCCTACTCCCACCGCTGGCCCCTCCAGCTGGCCACGACCGGCATGCTCCTCGCCGTCGCCGCCCTGCTGGTCCTCGCCGCGCTGCGGCTGCTGCACCGCCGGACCACGGCGGGCGGCACCGGCGCCGGCCGCGAGGGGCGTGCCGCATGAGCGCCACCGCGCCGGTCCTGCACCGCACCGTGCTGCGGCTGCACCGCACCGCCCTGGCCTGCTGGGCCCTGTTCGTCACGGCCGTGCTCGGCTGGCTGGGGTGGCTGGGCGGGGTCAGCGCCCCGCACCTCCGACACCTGGAGGCGACCTGCGACCCCGTGCGCGACCTGTGCAACATCCCCTATCTCGGCTGGGTCTACGGCGAACGCCTCGGCTACGTCGCCTCGCTGATCGGCTACGGCTTCCTCGCCGTCGCCGCCTACGTCGGCGGCGCGCTGATCGGCCGCGAGATGGAGACCGGCACGGCACAGCTGGCCTGGACGCAGGGGGTGACGCCCACCCGCTGGCTGGCCGCCAAGCTCGCCGTGCCCGCGCTG contains these protein-coding regions:
- a CDS encoding ABC transporter ATP-binding protein, which codes for MSSDTALRADALGKRFGLRGGWALRDCSFRLPAGRVCAVVGPNGAGKSTLLALAAGLTAPTEGSVTVLGTTPGAARPRVGYTAQDKPLYPQLTIAETLRMGADLNPGRWDAAGAEQVVAGGDLDPRARVRSLSGGQRTRVALALALGKRPDLLLLDEPMADLDPLARHELMGTLMGQAARYGTTIVMSSHVVAELEDSCDHLLLVGGGRIRLAGEIDDLLAAHLRVTGAGEPARLEAHTVIESRVTGRQLTALIRPAGPLTGDWRTATPSLEELVLAHLRNPGAPAPTPDQNAETARNAENEEHVA
- a CDS encoding ABC transporter permease, with product MTAALGVTAPATPAPRQIRWLLRLHRPALCAWAVLVAGLAGALLWLWGPLTEAAAAAWHDYDTTCARGGPCRYDQDAILRYKDVYQYTTTALLLIPFLTAAWAGASLTGREVETGTARLAWTQGVTPLRWLAARLAVPAVLVTAGTGLLGMLHHVAWSAGHGRIDTAKPWEDVPTFYSGGPLIAGLALAGLLLGALVGLLVGRSLVALCVSALSVAALWIAVHISLPHLWPVSTSVSGRRGFPSYSGIKVEEGIVTSTGAHQPVSSCTVDLSPACRALNDHRGTAGFYIDYHPYSHRWPLQLATTGMLLAVAALLVLAALRLLHRRTTAGGTGAGREGRAA
- the mshD gene encoding mycothiol synthase, with amino-acid sequence MSSDDSVRGFPARSIETTAALTPDRAEAVLSLIGEAARVDGQQPVSEQGRLQLRGGAREGVSHLLLAVDGELVGYAQLEDTDPVEAPAAELVVHPGHRGHGHGRALGAALLAASGKRLRVWAHGGHPAARHLAQVLGLTLFRELRQMRLPLAGLELPEPTLPEGVTVRTFVPGKDDAAWLEVNAAAFAHHPEQGSLTRRDLDDRKAQPWFDPAGFFLAERRGELIGFHWTKVHAEEGLGEVYVLGVRPGEQGGGLGKALTAVGLRHLAAQQVPTAMLYVDADNKAAVSVYERLGFTVHETDLMYRTET
- a CDS encoding GntR family transcriptional regulator, translated to MVEYRIDRHSGVATYVQIVQQTKQALRMGLLRPGDRLPTAREVVEATAINPNTVLKAYRELEREGLVEARRGLGTFVRRSLGTAPADSPLRTELEAWADRARAAGLEREDVAALFTAVLDKHFQGDPT